CCATACGCGGAGCTGAAACGCCGTCGCGCGAATGTCCAGCGGCAGGTCGATCTCCGGCCGGTCCCCGGTCACATGCTCGAGCATCGCCGCCGCGAACGGCGAGAACTCCGAAGCGCGCTTGAGCCCTGCATTGGGAAACTCGCTTCGCAGCGACGCGGTCACCGCGTCTTTGGAATCGCCGATCTTCACCGAGCACAATCCGCGCGACGTCCACGCCACGAGAATCAGTCCGACCGGCGAGCGCGTTATCGCGTACTGGATCTCCATGCCGTCCCCTCCCTTGCGGTACGCCGCGGGCGTCATGCCCAGCGCTCCCGCCGCATTCTCGTAGGCCCTGCTGCTCGAGCCGAATCCGGCTTCGTACGTGGCTTCGCTCACGGTTTTTCCATTCCGCATCGCGGACTTGAACTGTTGATGGCGTTGCATGCGCGCGTATTCCGCGGGCGAGAGTCCCACGGCCCGCTTGAACGTGCGCTGCAGGTGTGACGGGCTCGCGCCGACCTTCCGCGCCAGTGCGGCGAGCGTGATCCGCCTGGTCGGATGCTCGTCCAGATATGCCTGTGCCCTGCGGGCGAGGCGCTCGGCGGCCGAGCCCTCCGTTCTTCCTACTCCATTTCGCCCGTTGGCGACGGCTGACATGCAGGTGAAGCTATGACCCTGACGAAGGGCCGGCTATCCGATTCTTGCTCACCTTAACCCAATCTTCATTAAGCCGGCTTCATCGAATCTTCATCTATTCGTGTGCACGAAAATCGGGCGGGAGCGTCTACTGTGTAGCACCAA
This genomic interval from Gemmatimonadaceae bacterium contains the following:
- a CDS encoding methylated-DNA--[protein]-cysteine S-methyltransferase, with amino-acid sequence MSAVANGRNGVGRTEGSAAERLARRAQAYLDEHPTRRITLAALARKVGASPSHLQRTFKRAVGLSPAEYARMQRHQQFKSAMRNGKTVSEATYEAGFGSSSRAYENAAGALGMTPAAYRKGGDGMEIQYAITRSPVGLILVAWTSRGLCSVKIGDSKDAVTASLRSEFPNAGLKRASEFSPFAAAMLEHVTGDRPEIDLPLDIRATAFQLRVWRALKQIPYGETRSYSEVAASIGAPRAARAVARACATNPVALAIPCHRVVRNDGSLGGYGFGVERKEVLLATEKRTAGRRKA